From a single Lolium rigidum isolate FL_2022 chromosome 7, APGP_CSIRO_Lrig_0.1, whole genome shotgun sequence genomic region:
- the LOC124676038 gene encoding heavy metal-associated isoprenylated plant protein 7-like → MGEEEKKTEEKPKEEVEAKKEEKPKEGGEEEKPKDEKPAEGEGGDKPKEGEEAAPPPPPPPPEEVEMRVYMHCEGCARKVKKILKRFEGVDDVIADSKAHKVVVKGKKAAADPMKVVERVQKKTGRKVELLSPLPPPPEEKKEEEKKEEPEPPKPEEKPKEPPVISVVLKVHMHCEACAQAIKKRILKMKGVQSAEPDLKASEVTVKGVFEEAKLAEYVHKRTGRHAAIIKSEPVAPAEKTGDGEAKDEKKAAEGGEEKKDEKDEKKDDKEGGGEEKKDEKEKEGSSGEEKDKDKEKDAGAIAAANLYMHYPQFAFPGGYYAPPRPGYAAYPAYPPPPPAYPPAYPHYPPQIFSDENPNACSVM, encoded by the exons ATGGGCGAG GaggagaagaagacggaggagaagcccaaggaggaggtggaggcgaagaaggaggagaagccCAAGGAGGGCGGGGAGGAGGAGAAGCCCAAGGACGAGAAGCCCGCGGAGGGGGAGGGAGGAGACAAACCCAaggagggggaggaggcggcgccgccgccgccgccaccgccgccggaggaggtcgaGATGCGGGTCTACATGCACTGCGAGGGATGCGCCAGGAAGGTCAAGAAGATCCTCAAGAGATTTGAAG GAGTGGATGATGTCATCGCCGATTCTAAGGCACACAAGGTGGTGGTGAAGGGAAAGAAGGCGGCCGCTGACCCGATGAAGGTTGTGGAGCGTGTTCAGAAGAAGACTGGCCGCAAGGTGGAGCTTCTCTCACCGCTGCCACCACCGCCGGAGGAgaaaaaggaagaggagaagaaggaggagcccGAGCCGCCGAAACCTGAAGAGAAGCCCAAGGAG CCACCGGTGATCTCCGTCGTGCTGAAGGTGCACATGCACTGCGAGGCCTGCGCGCAGGCCATAAAGAAGAGGATCCTCAAGATGAAAG GAGTCCAATCTGCAGAGCCAGACTTGAAGGCGTCGGAAGTGACGGTGAAGGGCGTGTTTGAGGAGGCCAAGCTGGCTGAGTACGTGCACAAGCGCACCGGCCGGCATGCGGCCATCATCAAGTCAGAGCCGGTTGCTCCCGCCGAGAAAACCGGAGACGGTGAAGCCAAGGATGAGAAGAAGGCGGCCGAAGGTGGTGAAGAGAAGAAGGACGAGAAGGatgagaagaaggatgacaaggAAGGAGGGGGAGAGGAGAAGAAGGATGAGAAAGAGAAGGAGGGTAGCAGCGGCGAAGAGAAGGACAAGGACAAAGAGAAAGACGCCGGAGCCATCGCCGCTGCAAACCTGTACATGCATTACCCACAGTTCGCGTTCCCCGGAGGATACTACGCGCCACCGCGGCCAGGATACGCCGCCTACCCTGcctaccctccgccgccgccggcctaccCGCCAGCCTACCCGCATTACCCGCCGCAGATCTTCAGCGACGAGAACCCCAACGCCTGCTCCGTCATGTAA